A window from Halanaerobiaceae bacterium ANBcell28 encodes these proteins:
- a CDS encoding cupin domain-containing protein, whose product MKISVEKASEEKLNQLGVRDWPIWEKEVSEFPWHYDSKEVCFILEGKVIVETDDEKVEIKTGDLVAFPAGLDCRWNILKDIKKHYKFY is encoded by the coding sequence ATGAAGATATCTGTAGAAAAAGCAAGTGAAGAAAAATTGAATCAATTAGGTGTACGGGATTGGCCGATTTGGGAAAAAGAAGTGTCTGAGTTTCCCTGGCATTATGATAGTAAAGAAGTCTGTTTCATATTAGAGGGTAAGGTTATTGTGGAAACAGATGACGAAAAAGTGGAAATTAAAACTGGTGATTTGGTGGCTTTTCCAGCAGGATTAGATTGCAGATGGAATATATTGAAAGATATAAAGAAGCACTATAAGTTTTATTAA
- a CDS encoding homoserine dehydrogenase, producing the protein MIKIGLLGLGTVGSGVYQIINKHTESLKRKVGTELQIDKILVNTIDKKRDIDLPAGILTNNPDDILENPDIDLVVELIGGEDPAYQYIMKAIDKNKSIVTANKLLIAKYDQEILGEASKKGLNVGFEGSVAGGVPVIRPLKESFAANKVESIYGILNGTTNYILSKMTAEEREFSDVLKEAQDLGYAEADPESDVSGADAAYKITILSSIAYETTLDLNSIFVEGIENIELEDIKLADELGYVIKLLAIGKRSKDGLDIRVHPAFISKSHPLALVNDVYNAIYLHGDAVGDVMSYGQGAGQMPTASAVVADIIQVARGIYLESPDIAKNNIVMNHDILDIKEIENSFYIRLQVEDKPGVLAKITKILGENKVSLASIIQKHRLAPVVPIVLITHQVKEDYIQKSLKAIKELDEVIEVNNLIRVEEL; encoded by the coding sequence ATGATTAAAATTGGCTTACTCGGTCTTGGTACTGTTGGTAGTGGTGTTTATCAAATTATAAATAAACATACGGAGAGCCTAAAGAGGAAAGTAGGGACAGAACTTCAAATTGATAAGATTCTTGTTAATACAATCGATAAGAAGAGAGATATTGATTTACCTGCTGGTATTTTAACTAATAATCCAGATGATATTCTCGAAAATCCTGATATTGATTTAGTTGTTGAGTTAATAGGAGGAGAAGATCCAGCTTATCAATATATTATGAAGGCTATTGACAAAAATAAGTCAATTGTTACAGCGAACAAATTACTTATAGCTAAATATGATCAAGAAATTTTAGGTGAGGCCAGTAAAAAGGGCTTGAATGTTGGTTTTGAAGGAAGTGTGGCTGGTGGAGTTCCTGTTATTCGTCCTTTAAAAGAATCTTTTGCTGCTAATAAAGTAGAGAGTATTTATGGAATTTTAAATGGTACAACAAATTATATATTAAGTAAGATGACTGCTGAAGAAAGAGAGTTTTCAGATGTATTGAAGGAAGCTCAGGACTTAGGTTATGCTGAGGCTGATCCTGAGTCAGATGTTAGTGGAGCTGATGCAGCTTATAAAATAACTATTTTGTCATCAATCGCTTATGAAACTACATTAGACTTGAATTCTATCTTTGTAGAAGGTATTGAGAATATTGAGCTGGAAGATATTAAGCTGGCTGATGAGCTTGGTTATGTTATAAAATTGTTAGCTATAGGAAAACGCAGTAAAGATGGACTGGATATTAGAGTACATCCAGCCTTTATTTCTAAAAGTCATCCCTTGGCCTTAGTAAACGATGTTTATAACGCAATATACCTACATGGTGATGCAGTTGGAGATGTTATGTCTTATGGTCAAGGTGCAGGTCAAATGCCTACCGCTAGTGCTGTTGTAGCAGATATCATACAAGTAGCTAGAGGTATTTATCTTGAAAGTCCTGATATTGCTAAAAATAATATAGTTATGAATCATGATATACTTGATATAAAGGAAATTGAGAATTCTTTTTATATAAGGTTACAAGTTGAAGACAAACCTGGTGTTTTAGCGAAGATAACCAAAATACTAGGAGAAAATAAGGTGAGCTTGGCTTCCATAATTCAAAAACACCGTTTGGCTCCTGTAGTACCAATTGTTTTAATTACCCATCAGGTAAAAGAAGACTATATTCAAAAATCTCTAAAAGCAATAAAAGAACTTGATGAGGTTATTGAAGTTAATAATCTTATCAGGGTAGAAGAATTATAA
- a CDS encoding DNA repair exonuclease: MQKIKFLHTADLHLGSTMNFGGKYHDVVADVFDNAIYNSLINMVDLAIEENVNFILISGDLYDQECRSVNANVFFNKQCQRLANHGISIYMIAGNHDPLNKYKQLFDLPENVFLFDCDNPDLKEVYLNGELIAAISGCSYSNRAESRKMYQNYQTKPGVWNIALLHTQLEANNNNYVPVNLQELLAMEELNYWALGHIHKNSILHNSINQAVVYPGIPQGRDMGEQGIKGFYMVELIPDMQAVIKFIPSSSIVYQQIEIPIDSIRDGNISDLQNLITDISSELLNNNFYLENVNDVKIEGYVVEWVLIGRGNISTLLKDQEEELIPHLIDYLQDKLLKNKPFIWTKSIINRTAPLINEEKLFNSVVFQDINKITSLLKDNDTLRAELLDELGLIWTDDFDHEEVDYLKFNLDEEKFRSILEQARHCIIEQLLQRRDLS, translated from the coding sequence ATGCAGAAAATTAAGTTTTTACATACAGCAGATTTGCACCTTGGTAGCACTATGAATTTTGGAGGTAAATATCATGATGTAGTTGCAGATGTATTTGATAATGCAATATATAATTCTTTAATTAATATGGTTGATCTTGCTATCGAAGAAAATGTAAATTTCATTTTAATCTCTGGTGATCTTTATGATCAAGAGTGTAGATCTGTTAATGCTAATGTTTTTTTTAACAAACAATGTCAACGTTTAGCCAATCATGGAATATCTATTTATATGATTGCCGGTAATCATGATCCCCTTAATAAATACAAGCAATTATTCGATTTACCTGAAAATGTATTTCTCTTCGATTGTGATAATCCAGATTTAAAAGAAGTTTATTTAAATGGTGAATTAATAGCCGCAATTTCTGGATGTTCTTATTCTAATAGAGCAGAATCCAGGAAAATGTATCAGAATTATCAAACAAAACCAGGAGTATGGAATATTGCCTTGTTACATACACAATTGGAAGCTAATAACAATAATTATGTACCTGTTAATTTACAGGAATTATTAGCTATGGAAGAATTAAATTATTGGGCTTTGGGTCATATACATAAGAATAGCATTTTACATAATTCTATAAATCAGGCAGTAGTATATCCTGGAATACCTCAAGGAAGAGATATGGGAGAACAAGGCATTAAAGGTTTTTATATGGTAGAATTAATACCAGATATGCAAGCAGTTATTAAGTTTATACCAAGCTCTTCAATTGTATATCAACAAATAGAGATACCCATTGATTCTATTAGAGATGGAAATATTTCAGATTTACAGAATTTAATTACTGATATAAGTTCTGAATTATTAAATAATAATTTTTATTTGGAAAATGTAAATGATGTTAAGATAGAAGGATATGTTGTTGAATGGGTATTAATTGGTAGGGGTAATATTAGCACTCTATTAAAAGATCAAGAAGAAGAATTAATTCCTCACCTTATTGATTATTTGCAGGACAAGCTTCTTAAAAACAAACCATTTATATGGACGAAATCAATAATTAATCGCACTGCTCCTTTAATAAATGAAGAAAAACTTTTTAATAGTGTGGTATTTCAAGATATAAATAAAATTACGTCTTTACTCAAGGACAATGATACTTTAAGAGCAGAATTATTAGATGAATTAGGTTTAATCTGGACAGATGACTTTGACCATGAAGAAGTAGACTATCTCAAGTTTAATCTTGATGAAGAAAAGTTTAGGTCAATTCTAGAGCAAGCCAGGCATTGTATTATAGAACAGCTATTGCAAAGGAGGGACTTGTCTTGA
- the dapA gene encoding 4-hydroxy-tetrahydrodipicolinate synthase has product MKIDGVWLPIITPFKNNELDLKSYKKMIDYYLEQGISGIIPLGTTGESPTVNDKEFEEIVSKTLEYVDSRVPTFVGLGGNDTDKLIKKVKKLEKYNVDGILSATPYYSRPSQEGIYQHFSALAEETNLDIIVYNIPYRTGRNIENETIFRLAEINNISAIKDCCGDIKQSMELLKNKPENFSILTGEDHLFYFTLVYGGDGGILASAHMNAEAYLEIYEKVRNNDHQEALKKWEDISDIVPLIFKEPNPAPLKYCLKKMGLIESSELRLPLLEISEELERELDQFLS; this is encoded by the coding sequence ATGAAAATAGATGGAGTATGGTTACCTATTATAACTCCCTTTAAAAATAATGAGCTTGATTTAAAGTCTTATAAAAAAATGATTGATTATTATCTTGAACAAGGAATAAGCGGTATTATTCCCTTAGGAACTACTGGCGAATCTCCTACTGTAAATGATAAAGAATTTGAAGAGATTGTAAGTAAAACATTGGAATACGTGGATTCTAGAGTTCCTACTTTTGTTGGACTTGGAGGAAATGATACTGATAAGCTTATAAAAAAAGTAAAGAAATTAGAGAAATATAATGTAGATGGAATCCTATCTGCCACTCCATATTATAGTAGACCATCTCAAGAAGGAATATATCAACATTTTTCTGCATTGGCAGAAGAAACAAATTTGGATATTATAGTTTATAATATTCCATACAGAACTGGTCGTAATATTGAAAATGAAACTATTTTTCGTTTAGCGGAGATTAATAATATTTCAGCCATTAAGGATTGTTGTGGAGATATTAAACAATCAATGGAATTACTTAAAAATAAACCTGAAAACTTCTCTATTTTAACTGGGGAAGATCATTTGTTTTATTTTACATTAGTATATGGTGGTGATGGAGGAATTCTTGCTTCAGCACATATGAACGCAGAAGCGTATTTAGAAATATATGAAAAAGTTAGGAACAACGATCATCAAGAAGCACTTAAAAAGTGGGAGGACATTAGTGATATTGTACCACTAATATTCAAAGAACCTAATCCTGCTCCTTTAAAATATTGTTTAAAGAAAATGGGATTGATTGAAAGTTCAGAACTTAGACTGCCTTTACTTGAAATATCTGAAGAATTAGAGAGAGAATTAGATCAGTTTTTATCCTAA
- the argH gene encoding argininosuccinate lyase, whose amino-acid sequence MKLWGGRFSKETEQLVHQFNASINFDKRLYHYDIMGSKVHAEMLAKQDIISQEEGQKIIKGLSDIEEDIDKGVLEFDQSSEDIHSFIEKNLIERIESVGGKLHTGRSRNDQIALDIRLYLREEINGLKDQLKKFMGILLDLGEKYTDIYMPGYTHLQRAQVITFSHHLMAYYFMLKRDLERLIDNYKRVNVLPLGSGALAATTYPLDREFVAEKLGFDSISQNSLDAVSDRDFVLEFLSIASTIIMHLSRLSEEIIIWSSSEFSFIELDDAYSTGSSIMPQKKNPDIAELVRGKTGRVYGHLIQLLTTLKGLPLAYNKDMQEDKEGLFDTVDNLKIILTIFPNMLKTMEINKEEMLKACTSGFLNATDLADYLVKKGLPFREAHEVVGKAVIHCLEEKKELEEIELEEWQRLFPEKEELFADDLEKYLNLKYTVENRSIIGGPAPIETKRVISQEKDYLNAFDKLQ is encoded by the coding sequence GTGAAATTATGGGGTGGAAGGTTTTCGAAAGAAACTGAGCAATTAGTACATCAATTTAATGCATCGATTAATTTTGATAAACGTTTATATCATTATGATATAATGGGAAGTAAAGTACATGCAGAAATGCTTGCTAAACAGGATATTATTAGTCAAGAAGAAGGTCAAAAAATAATTAAAGGATTAAGTGATATTGAAGAAGATATTGATAAGGGAGTCCTGGAATTTGATCAGAGTTCTGAAGATATACATTCTTTTATTGAGAAGAATTTAATAGAAAGAATAGAATCAGTTGGTGGAAAGTTACATACTGGACGTAGTAGAAATGATCAGATAGCCCTTGATATTAGACTATATCTTAGAGAAGAGATTAATGGACTTAAGGATCAATTAAAAAAATTCATGGGGATACTTCTTGACTTGGGAGAGAAATATACTGATATTTATATGCCAGGTTATACTCATTTGCAAAGGGCTCAGGTTATTACTTTTTCACATCATTTAATGGCATATTATTTTATGCTAAAAAGAGATTTAGAAAGACTTATTGATAATTATAAACGAGTTAATGTTTTACCACTTGGTTCAGGAGCGCTGGCTGCTACTACTTATCCCCTTGACAGGGAATTTGTAGCTGAAAAACTTGGCTTTGATTCCATAAGTCAAAATTCACTTGATGCTGTTAGTGATAGGGATTTTGTGCTTGAGTTTTTGAGTATAGCTTCTACAATTATTATGCATTTAAGTAGATTAAGTGAGGAAATTATTATATGGTCAAGTAGTGAATTTTCTTTTATAGAATTAGATGATGCTTATTCTACTGGTAGTAGTATAATGCCACAGAAAAAGAATCCTGATATTGCTGAACTAGTAAGAGGAAAAACCGGTCGAGTATATGGACATCTTATTCAACTTTTGACAACTCTAAAAGGTTTGCCATTAGCTTATAATAAAGACATGCAAGAAGATAAAGAAGGATTGTTTGACACAGTAGATAATCTGAAAATTATTTTGACTATTTTCCCTAATATGCTAAAAACCATGGAGATTAATAAAGAGGAGATGCTAAAGGCCTGTACTAGTGGTTTTCTAAATGCAACAGATTTAGCAGATTATTTAGTAAAAAAAGGTTTACCTTTTCGTGAAGCACATGAGGTCGTTGGTAAGGCTGTAATCCATTGTCTTGAAGAAAAAAAAGAGTTAGAAGAAATTGAACTAGAAGAATGGCAAAGACTTTTTCCGGAAAAAGAAGAGCTTTTTGCTGATGATTTGGAGAAATATCTAAATCTTAAGTATACAGTTGAAAATAGGTCGATAATTGGAGGACCTGCCCCTATTGAAACAAAAAGAGTTATTTCTCAAGAAAAAGATTATCTAAATGCATTTGATAAGCTTCAATAG
- a CDS encoding aspartate kinase, whose protein sequence is MSLIVQKYGGSSVANIDKIKNVAERVIEEYNKNNSVVVVVSAMGDTTDELYGLMNQITKNPNPRECDMLLTTGEQVTISLLSMAIQAKGYKAISLTGSQVRIETNDQHNKAEIRKINNSRISDELDKGKIVVVAGFQGINSLDDFTTLGRGGSDTTAVALAASLEADCCEIYSDVDGIYTADPRIVPEAKKLSYISYEEMLELASLGANVLHPRSVELAKAYNMKLYIASSFNYKPGTIVGRMEDMENKKSVTGVTSDKEEVKITVEKIPDRPGVAGQLFTKLAEKCINVDMIIQNLQHNQKNDITFTINEADLASGKDFIEKTAKSLGAENIIVDEEVAKVSIVGAGMITTPGIAAKMFRILGDEEINIHSITTSDIKVSCLISKDQAERAVKLLHTAFDLNE, encoded by the coding sequence ATGTCATTAATTGTACAAAAATACGGAGGAAGCTCTGTAGCTAATATAGATAAAATAAAAAATGTAGCGGAAAGAGTTATTGAAGAATATAATAAAAATAACAGTGTAGTTGTTGTAGTCTCTGCTATGGGAGATACTACAGATGAATTATATGGATTAATGAATCAAATTACAAAAAATCCTAATCCTAGAGAATGTGATATGTTATTAACCACTGGGGAACAAGTTACAATTTCTCTTTTGAGTATGGCTATTCAGGCTAAAGGATACAAAGCAATTTCATTAACAGGTTCTCAAGTTCGAATTGAGACAAATGATCAACATAATAAAGCTGAAATTAGAAAAATTAATAACAGTAGAATTTCTGATGAACTTGATAAAGGAAAAATTGTTGTTGTAGCTGGTTTTCAAGGTATTAATTCTTTAGATGATTTTACAACTCTTGGACGTGGTGGATCCGATACAACTGCTGTAGCATTAGCAGCATCTTTGGAAGCTGACTGCTGTGAGATATATTCTGATGTTGACGGGATATACACTGCTGATCCACGTATTGTTCCTGAAGCAAAAAAACTTAGTTATATTTCTTATGAAGAGATGTTGGAGTTAGCAAGCCTAGGAGCTAATGTTTTACATCCTCGTTCAGTAGAATTAGCAAAAGCATATAATATGAAATTATATATAGCATCAAGTTTTAATTATAAACCTGGTACAATAGTAGGGAGGATGGAAGATATGGAAAACAAGAAAAGTGTGACAGGTGTAACTAGTGATAAAGAAGAAGTGAAAATAACAGTGGAAAAAATTCCTGATAGACCTGGTGTAGCTGGACAGTTGTTTACTAAATTAGCAGAGAAATGTATAAATGTTGATATGATTATACAAAATCTACAGCACAATCAAAAAAATGATATCACATTTACTATTAATGAAGCTGATCTTGCAAGTGGAAAAGATTTTATAGAAAAAACTGCAAAATCATTAGGTGCTGAGAATATTATAGTTGATGAAGAAGTGGCTAAAGTATCAATTGTTGGCGCAGGAATGATAACAACTCCAGGTATTGCTGCTAAGATGTTTAGAATTTTGGGTGATGAAGAAATCAATATTCATTCAATAACAACTTCAGATATTAAAGTTTCCTGTTTAATTTCTAAAGATCAAGCTGAGCGTGCTGTTAAATTATTGCATACTGCATTTGACTTAAATGAATAA
- a CDS encoding pyridoxal phosphate-dependent aminotransferase, whose translation MEFSVKHQAISESMTLAISARAKSMKAVGLDVISFGAGEPDFNTPENIIEAAKEALDNGITNYTAASGMAELKKSIVDKLKNDNNLDYELDQIIVSNGAKHSLYNTFQALLNPGDEVIIPSPYWVSYPELVKMAGAVPVFVKCSEENDFLISIEDLKAAQSKKTKAIILNSPSNPTGTTYGIKQLKEIADFAVSNNLFVISDEIYEKIIYDDNEHISIASLGDDIKELTVVINGVSKAFAMTGWRIGYAAGPKKLVSIMSSIQSHATSNPNSIAQYATISALNTECTAKSVKKMHKEFDKRRIYMYEKINSITGISCIKPKGAFYIMVNINKLFKKKYEGKKISGSLEFAKLLLADKYLAVIPGIAFDADNYIRLSYANSMENIKEGLDRLENFIKKLD comes from the coding sequence ATGGAGTTTTCGGTTAAACATCAAGCTATTAGTGAATCAATGACATTAGCTATTAGCGCTCGTGCTAAATCTATGAAAGCTGTGGGCTTAGATGTTATTAGTTTTGGTGCTGGTGAACCTGATTTTAATACACCAGAAAATATTATAGAGGCTGCTAAAGAAGCACTTGATAATGGAATAACTAACTATACAGCTGCTTCTGGTATGGCAGAATTAAAAAAAAGTATCGTCGATAAATTAAAAAACGATAACAATCTAGATTATGAATTAGATCAAATAATTGTATCTAATGGTGCAAAACATTCTTTATATAATACTTTTCAAGCATTATTAAACCCAGGAGATGAGGTTATAATACCATCACCTTATTGGGTTAGCTATCCTGAATTGGTAAAAATGGCTGGGGCTGTTCCTGTATTTGTAAAGTGTAGTGAGGAAAATGATTTTCTTATAAGTATAGAGGACTTAAAAGCTGCACAGTCTAAAAAGACAAAGGCTATTATATTAAACAGTCCTTCTAATCCTACAGGAACTACTTATGGTATTAAACAATTAAAGGAAATAGCTGATTTTGCTGTTAGTAATAATCTTTTTGTAATATCAGATGAAATATATGAGAAAATAATATATGATGATAATGAACATATAAGTATTGCATCTCTTGGTGATGATATAAAGGAATTAACTGTTGTAATTAATGGCGTTTCTAAAGCCTTTGCTATGACTGGTTGGAGGATTGGTTATGCAGCAGGTCCAAAAAAATTAGTATCTATTATGTCTTCAATTCAAAGCCATGCAACATCAAATCCTAATTCTATTGCTCAATATGCTACTATAAGTGCTTTGAATACAGAATGTACCGCAAAAAGTGTTAAGAAAATGCATAAAGAATTTGATAAAAGACGTATATATATGTATGAAAAAATAAATAGTATTACAGGTATTTCATGTATAAAGCCTAAAGGTGCTTTTTATATAATGGTTAATATTAATAAACTTTTTAAGAAAAAATATGAAGGAAAAAAAATATCCGGTTCTTTAGAATTTGCTAAACTTTTATTAGCAGATAAATATCTTGCTGTTATACCCGGTATTGCATTTGATGCTGATAATTATATACGCTTATCATACGCTAATTCTATGGAAAATATCAAAGAAGGATTAGATAGATTAGAGAATTTTATTAAGAAATTAGATTAA
- a CDS encoding AAA family ATPase has product MNIKRLFIRDFGIFNNQLIDDINSGIVVVGGLNRAGKTTFLHILRHLAYGFPRRENFPPAREKHEVEAIIDIDSNEIVNVHLKGFAEPKVSSVDSFKDYNSLRNIYGGLDSFTYHQLFTISLDELQINIDNKEIEKLQSIFLGAGLKEFILLPQIEELFSKEADKIGGTKGDPKVREFKPYYKQIKDALLLREKASNQLSIYQEKKAELANVEDSIKEYQDKINIRENELKCLDILMSNYNSYKKIKELESRINISEVQECLNDNKYYYPERASNILVKYQNKRDEINRKKSILKQKMGIESIDTIKANYNTYKKDIKVISEKYSGIKEKIRFVQQKDNEISEIENDLKIALNDVNEDWKGDLKKIKHIKTDEISLVDLQEKINKHQKISFKLEEANEKSLELEERKNQLLQSMDSLKVREPKKRLKSYFLISIGFIGVGAALSFINTFFALLPLTGILGLSIYYFYIYSLDRGYLTYKESSASEVHDLEHKILSLEKKIKKYKTKLEPLGETLSKYKVSFGLTNDSSVELIKEFFRVIKDTKSKFSKLEDDKKLLASEKEQLENDLKHMYKTLANFNEIISLESIDKEKLYQESVLLFTQFEQLMKCLNDISDHFTLEEEILEIKKEAEELFEDSAFVYNPESNIINSIEEYMNLSRIKNEYLSLQREFNQVEEQFKAIFNTEMIHEIFENYFQFNKENFDLTDFGTFYQRIRFLYDRYISLDNLEAEYNSTKESLFNTKEDLKNLNKREQNLKNNLLDLSSDEKLKKASIIIDESRQDLSLLAEKYAVNKTAEYILKKVRETFIEQTKNKLLSGASQYFKKITNGEYKAILPVENIMKGDFQALLSDGNVQDSTGTLSRGTSEQLFLAVRINRIREIKPALPVIVDDSFVNFDNFHLAETVKILKELSKTHQIFVLTCHPHFINLFEDDHNTQYWQLDKGHFAQTSKNDLINYLQRR; this is encoded by the coding sequence TTGAATATAAAGCGTCTTTTTATTAGGGATTTTGGTATTTTCAATAATCAATTAATTGATGACATAAATTCCGGAATTGTTGTGGTTGGTGGACTTAATAGAGCAGGGAAGACAACCTTTTTACATATATTAAGACATTTAGCATATGGTTTTCCAAGAAGGGAAAATTTCCCTCCCGCTAGAGAGAAACATGAAGTAGAGGCTATTATTGATATTGATTCTAATGAGATAGTAAATGTTCATTTAAAAGGTTTTGCTGAGCCAAAAGTAAGTAGTGTTGATTCTTTTAAAGATTATAATTCTCTTAGGAATATATACGGTGGATTGGATTCTTTTACTTATCATCAGTTATTTACAATTAGTCTAGATGAACTTCAAATTAATATAGATAATAAAGAAATTGAAAAATTGCAATCTATTTTTCTTGGTGCTGGTTTGAAAGAGTTTATTTTATTACCACAAATTGAAGAATTGTTTTCAAAAGAGGCTGATAAAATAGGTGGTACTAAAGGTGATCCAAAAGTAAGAGAGTTTAAACCATATTATAAACAAATAAAGGATGCCCTCCTACTTAGAGAAAAGGCATCTAATCAATTAAGTATATATCAAGAGAAAAAAGCAGAATTGGCTAATGTTGAAGATAGTATAAAAGAATATCAAGATAAAATCAATATAAGAGAAAATGAATTGAAATGTTTAGATATATTAATGTCAAATTATAATTCATATAAAAAGATTAAAGAATTAGAATCAAGAATAAATATTTCTGAAGTACAGGAATGTTTAAATGATAATAAATATTATTATCCAGAAAGAGCCAGTAACATATTAGTTAAATACCAAAATAAACGTGATGAAATTAATAGGAAAAAGTCAATATTAAAACAAAAAATGGGTATAGAATCTATTGATACTATAAAAGCTAATTATAATACTTATAAAAAAGATATTAAAGTAATTAGTGAAAAATATTCTGGTATCAAGGAAAAAATTAGATTTGTTCAACAAAAAGATAATGAAATTAGTGAAATTGAGAATGATTTAAAGATAGCATTAAATGATGTTAATGAAGACTGGAAAGGCGATCTGAAAAAAATAAAACATATAAAAACAGATGAAATTAGTTTAGTAGATTTGCAAGAGAAAATAAACAAACACCAAAAAATATCTTTTAAACTTGAAGAGGCTAATGAAAAATCATTAGAATTAGAAGAAAGAAAAAATCAGTTACTTCAATCAATGGATTCCTTAAAAGTAAGGGAACCCAAGAAAAGATTAAAATCATATTTTTTAATATCCATAGGATTTATAGGTGTTGGAGCTGCTCTTTCTTTTATAAATACTTTTTTTGCTTTGCTTCCTTTAACAGGTATTTTAGGCTTAAGTATTTATTATTTTTATATATATTCTCTTGACAGAGGATATCTTACATATAAAGAAAGCTCAGCTAGTGAGGTTCATGATTTAGAACATAAAATTCTGTCTCTTGAAAAGAAAATTAAAAAATATAAAACTAAATTAGAACCCCTAGGAGAAACACTTAGCAAATATAAAGTTTCCTTTGGTCTAACAAATGATTCATCTGTGGAATTAATTAAAGAGTTTTTCAGGGTTATTAAAGATACGAAGAGCAAATTCAGCAAACTAGAGGATGACAAGAAATTATTAGCATCCGAAAAAGAACAGTTAGAAAATGATTTGAAACATATGTATAAAACCTTAGCTAATTTTAATGAAATTATTTCTCTAGAAAGTATAGATAAAGAGAAACTATATCAAGAAAGTGTTTTACTCTTTACTCAATTTGAGCAGTTGATGAAATGCTTAAACGACATTTCTGATCACTTTACTCTTGAAGAAGAAATTTTGGAAATCAAAAAAGAAGCGGAAGAGTTATTTGAAGACAGTGCTTTTGTTTATAATCCTGAAAGCAATATAATAAATAGTATAGAAGAATATATGAATTTATCCAGGATTAAGAATGAATACCTTTCTTTACAAAGAGAATTTAATCAAGTTGAAGAACAGTTTAAGGCTATTTTCAATACAGAAATGATACATGAAATATTTGAAAACTACTTTCAATTTAATAAAGAAAATTTCGACTTAACAGATTTTGGAACTTTTTATCAGCGAATAAGATTTCTTTATGATAGGTATATTTCTTTAGATAATCTTGAAGCAGAATACAACTCTACTAAGGAAAGTTTATTCAATACTAAAGAAGATCTGAAAAATTTAAATAAAAGAGAGCAAAATCTAAAAAATAATCTTTTGGATTTGTCATCTGATGAAAAATTAAAGAAAGCAAGTATAATTATAGATGAATCTAGACAGGATTTATCTTTATTAGCTGAAAAATATGCTGTAAATAAAACTGCAGAATATATATTGAAAAAAGTAAGAGAAACATTTATTGAACAAACTAAGAATAAATTATTATCTGGTGCTAGCCAATATTTTAAAAAGATTACTAATGGTGAATATAAGGCTATCTTACCTGTTGAGAATATAATGAAAGGTGATTTTCAAGCCTTATTAAGTGATGGAAATGTGCAGGATAGTACTGGAACATTAAGTAGGGGTACTTCAGAACAATTATTTTTAGCTGTTAGAATTAATAGGATACGTGAGATTAAGCCAGCTTTACCGGTAATAGTTGATGATAGTTTTGTTAATTTTGATAATTTCCATCTTGCTGAAACAGTTAAGATACTAAAAGAGCTATCAAAAACTCATCAGATATTTGTTCTTACTTGTCATCCTCATTTCATTAATCTTTTTGAAGATGATCATAATACACAATATTGGCAGTTAGATAAAGGGCATTTTGCTCAGACATCAAAAAATGATTTGATAAATTACTTGCAAAGAAGATAA